The following are encoded together in the Pseudomonas maumuensis genome:
- a CDS encoding sigma-70 family RNA polymerase sigma factor codes for MDVLYQDHHAWLLGWLRRRLQHADNAADLAHDTFVQLLGRPELIPTLRQPRAWLSSVAKGLMIDRQRRHKLETAYLQALASLPEPEAPSAERQLILLQTLMQIDAMLDGLPGKVRMAFLLSRLEGMSYQEIAHHLGISLSSVEKYMVKAIRHCYLARLES; via the coding sequence ATGGATGTGCTGTACCAGGATCACCACGCCTGGCTGCTGGGCTGGCTGCGGCGACGCCTGCAACATGCCGACAACGCAGCGGACCTGGCCCACGACACCTTCGTGCAACTGCTCGGCCGGCCGGAGCTGATTCCGACGCTGCGCCAACCGCGAGCCTGGCTCAGCAGCGTGGCCAAAGGGTTAATGATCGACCGCCAACGCCGACACAAACTGGAGACCGCCTATCTGCAGGCCCTGGCCAGCCTGCCGGAGCCCGAGGCGCCCTCGGCCGAGCGCCAGCTGATCCTGCTTCAGACGCTGATGCAGATCGACGCCATGCTCGATGGCCTGCCGGGGAAGGTGCGCATGGCCTTCCTGCTGTCACGCCTGGAAGGCATGAGCTACCAGGAAATCGCCCATCACCTGGGGATCAGCCTGAGCAGTGTCGAGAAGTACATGGTCAAGGCCATCCGCCACTGCTATCTGGCAAGGCTGGAATCATGA
- a CDS encoding DUF2493 domain-containing protein, whose translation MRVLICAGRNYADNQRCRQALDALQRQQPIRVLIHGGSQHLGGEIEGWAREQGADIVRYPPNWQLHGKLAERLRNVFMLRDSRPDLVLALPGGDDTEELLARARGSGIPVICGRQPRSH comes from the coding sequence ATGCGCGTACTGATCTGCGCGGGGCGCAACTACGCCGACAACCAACGCTGCCGCCAGGCGCTGGACGCCCTCCAGCGCCAGCAACCGATCCGGGTGCTGATCCACGGCGGCAGCCAGCACCTGGGTGGCGAGATCGAAGGCTGGGCCCGCGAACAGGGCGCCGACATCGTGCGCTACCCGCCCAACTGGCAGTTGCACGGCAAGCTGGCCGAGCGCCTGCGCAACGTCTTCATGCTGCGCGACAGCCGGCCCGACCTGGTGCTGGCGCTGCCGGGCGGCGACGATACCGAGGAGCTGCTGGCCCGGGCGCGGGGTTCGGGGATTCCGGTGATCTGCGGCAGGCAGCCACGGTCACATTGA
- a CDS encoding FecR domain-containing protein, whose translation MSDDVLDQAIGWLVRLESAQHAPALCAACLAWRQSDPRHEATWQALQEAQACFSQARELPGGVALRALTAPERADRRHALKLLTLGVMGLGLSGTALQHSPWRLSLADHSTRTGERRRLQLADGSELQLNSRSAVNVRFSATERLVELLEGQVYVRARGDTRQRPLCVTSAEASLWTFDAAFDVCQARGNTRLAIDQGQIAIQVPGRAQQLAKAGEQYRIDRHGAQPLANPQAQGSAWTRGLLIANDMPLAELADTLARQREGWVGCDPTVAGLRVSGVFQLDDSDNALRSLAHTWPVRLQWRTALWVRILPA comes from the coding sequence ATGAGCGACGACGTGCTCGACCAGGCCATCGGCTGGCTGGTCAGGCTCGAGTCGGCGCAGCATGCGCCGGCACTGTGTGCCGCCTGCCTTGCCTGGCGCCAGAGCGACCCACGCCATGAAGCCACCTGGCAGGCCCTGCAGGAAGCCCAGGCCTGCTTCAGCCAGGCCCGCGAACTGCCCGGTGGCGTTGCCCTGCGGGCGTTGACGGCGCCCGAGCGGGCGGATCGCCGACACGCCCTCAAGCTGCTAACACTCGGCGTGATGGGGCTGGGCCTGAGCGGCACGGCATTGCAACACTCACCCTGGCGCCTGAGTCTGGCCGACCACAGCACCCGCACCGGAGAGCGCCGCCGTCTCCAGCTAGCCGATGGCAGCGAGCTGCAGCTCAACAGCCGCAGTGCGGTCAACGTGCGCTTCAGCGCGACCGAGCGTCTGGTCGAACTGCTTGAAGGGCAGGTCTATGTCCGCGCGCGGGGCGACACCCGGCAACGCCCCCTGTGCGTGACCAGCGCCGAGGCCAGCCTGTGGACGTTCGACGCGGCATTCGATGTCTGCCAGGCGCGCGGCAACACGCGCCTGGCCATCGACCAGGGCCAGATCGCGATCCAGGTGCCCGGGCGAGCCCAACAACTGGCCAAGGCCGGCGAGCAGTACCGCATCGACCGCCATGGCGCGCAGCCCCTGGCCAATCCCCAGGCCCAGGGCTCGGCCTGGACCCGTGGCCTGCTGATCGCCAACGACATGCCCCTGGCCGAACTGGCCGATACCCTGGCCCGTCAGCGCGAAGGCTGGGTCGGCTGCGATCCGACGGTGGCCGGCCTGCGCGTTTCCGGGGTGTTCCAGCTCGACGACAGCGACAATGCCCTGCGCAGCCTGGCTCACACCTGGCCGGTGCGCCTGCAATGGCGCACCGCGTTGTGGGTGCGCATCCTCCCGGCGTAA
- a CDS encoding TonB-dependent siderophore receptor codes for MDLLSRYRPTLLAQALLLGAGIGLAHPVLAEQPLRRYDLPAAPLAEALNRFAEQAGITLPYDPQLVQGKQARPVRGQLPTDMALYLMLEGTGLKAVQAADGNWALQFAASAGDALELGSTQVQGQGMGQATEGTRSYTTGLVSVGSKTPTSLKDTPQSVSVVSRQLIEDRRMVSLDDAMKFTPGITLRNVNFNTQEFISRGFPIDNLQIDGTAPMDIGNGLGTFYSQRKYDLAAYDHVEVLRGASGLLGGTGNPGGIVNLVRKRPLDHYQLKLEASAGSWDNYRSEVDVTGPLAFDGKLRGRMVAAYQDRQYFFDNRSTERPFFYGVLEADVSDDTMLTFGGSYDKVHENGVGDGLPRYSTGGDLKLPRHTWYTTNSAWNDSYTRELFAKLDHHFSDDWKLNTSYTYSYNEGSTEGVIPYGSVDENSNTGPYWWGSYVSSWSKQSVFDVNLSGTFDAFGRQHELLVGGDYQEVTSRWRAAQGKVGLGGMIDLWDPQSTPLPTEATNHAFYRDYYPNKRKQYGLYSTLRLQLADPLKLVIGARAQRYTFEQAYATRNRDGSGDWVRQDQVSHSEPTTLVPFGGLIYALDDQWSTYVSYAEIYKPQAQKLKGPEKSGTSLDPMTGKTYETGIKGELFDGALNLSAALFYTKREHQAIKDPAYPDTPFSYSASCCFIGQGKVVSKGIDLEATGEVLPGWDVIAGYTLNLMDDQSEETLYSTVTPKHLFKLWSVYNPPGDWSAWRVGAGVTAQSASYVEGKAYRFDANWNTVGETPFDFSQSGYAVYDAMVEYKVDDHWTLALNGNNLFDRKYYASVGTSEYGNYYGEPRNFVLTLRGVFE; via the coding sequence ATGGATCTGCTGTCCCGCTACCGCCCCACCTTGCTCGCCCAGGCCCTGTTGCTTGGCGCCGGCATCGGCCTGGCCCATCCCGTGCTGGCCGAACAGCCTCTGCGCCGTTACGACCTCCCCGCCGCGCCACTGGCCGAAGCCCTCAACCGCTTCGCCGAGCAGGCCGGCATCACCCTGCCGTACGACCCGCAGTTGGTGCAGGGCAAGCAGGCCAGGCCGGTGCGCGGCCAGTTGCCCACCGACATGGCGTTGTACCTGATGCTCGAAGGCACCGGGCTCAAGGCCGTGCAGGCCGCCGACGGCAACTGGGCGCTGCAGTTCGCCGCCAGCGCTGGCGACGCCCTGGAACTCGGCAGCACGCAGGTTCAGGGTCAAGGCATGGGCCAGGCCACCGAGGGCACACGCTCCTACACTACCGGGCTGGTGAGCGTCGGTTCGAAGACCCCGACAAGCCTGAAGGACACCCCGCAGTCGGTATCGGTGGTCAGCCGCCAGCTGATCGAAGACCGGCGCATGGTCAGCCTTGACGACGCGATGAAGTTCACCCCCGGCATCACCCTGCGCAACGTCAATTTCAACACCCAGGAATTCATCTCCCGCGGCTTCCCGATCGACAACCTGCAGATCGACGGCACGGCACCGATGGACATCGGCAACGGTCTGGGTACCTTCTACAGCCAACGCAAGTACGACCTGGCCGCCTATGACCATGTCGAAGTGCTGCGCGGCGCCAGCGGCCTGCTCGGCGGTACCGGCAACCCGGGCGGCATCGTCAACCTGGTGCGCAAGCGCCCGCTCGATCACTACCAGCTCAAGCTCGAAGCCTCGGCGGGCTCGTGGGACAACTACCGCAGCGAAGTGGATGTCACAGGTCCCCTGGCCTTCGACGGCAAGCTGCGCGGACGGATGGTGGCCGCCTACCAGGACCGCCAGTACTTCTTCGACAACCGCAGCACCGAACGGCCGTTTTTCTATGGCGTGCTCGAGGCCGACGTCAGCGACGACACCATGCTCACTTTCGGCGGCAGCTACGACAAGGTCCATGAAAACGGCGTGGGCGACGGCCTGCCGCGCTACAGCACCGGCGGCGACCTGAAACTGCCGCGGCACACCTGGTACACCACCAACAGCGCCTGGAACGACAGCTACACCCGCGAGCTATTCGCCAAGCTCGACCATCACTTCTCCGATGACTGGAAGCTCAACACCTCCTACACCTATTCGTACAACGAAGGCTCCACCGAGGGCGTGATCCCCTACGGCTCCGTTGACGAGAACAGCAACACCGGCCCCTACTGGTGGGGCAGCTATGTCTCCAGCTGGAGCAAGCAGTCGGTGTTCGACGTCAACCTCTCCGGCACCTTCGACGCCTTCGGCCGCCAACACGAACTGCTGGTGGGTGGCGACTACCAGGAGGTCACCAGCCGCTGGCGCGCGGCCCAGGGCAAGGTCGGCCTGGGCGGCATGATCGACCTGTGGGACCCACAGTCGACACCGTTGCCGACCGAGGCCACCAACCATGCCTTCTACCGCGACTACTACCCCAACAAACGCAAGCAGTACGGTCTCTACTCCACCCTACGCCTGCAGTTGGCCGACCCGCTCAAACTGGTGATCGGCGCCCGCGCCCAGCGTTATACCTTCGAACAGGCCTACGCCACACGCAATCGCGATGGCTCCGGGGACTGGGTTCGCCAGGACCAGGTCTCGCACAGCGAGCCGACCACCCTGGTGCCATTCGGTGGCCTGATCTACGCGCTCGACGACCAGTGGTCGACCTACGTCAGCTACGCCGAGATCTACAAACCCCAGGCGCAGAAACTCAAGGGCCCGGAAAAGTCCGGCACCTCCCTCGACCCGATGACCGGAAAGACCTACGAGACCGGGATCAAGGGCGAGCTGTTCGATGGAGCGCTGAACCTCAGCGCCGCACTGTTCTACACAAAGCGTGAACATCAGGCGATCAAGGACCCCGCCTACCCTGACACACCGTTCAGCTACAGCGCCTCCTGCTGCTTCATCGGCCAGGGCAAGGTGGTCAGCAAGGGTATCGACCTGGAGGCCACCGGCGAAGTCCTGCCGGGCTGGGATGTGATCGCCGGCTATACCCTCAACCTGATGGATGACCAGAGCGAGGAGACGCTGTACAGCACCGTCACGCCCAAGCACCTGTTCAAGCTCTGGTCGGTCTACAACCCGCCGGGCGATTGGTCGGCGTGGCGCGTCGGCGCCGGGGTAACCGCCCAGAGCGCCAGCTACGTGGAAGGCAAGGCCTACCGCTTCGACGCCAACTGGAACACCGTGGGTGAAACCCCGTTCGATTTCAGCCAGAGCGGCTACGCCGTCTACGACGCCATGGTCGAGTACAAGGTCGACGATCACTGGACCCTGGCCCTGAACGGCAACAACCTGTTCGACCGCAAGTACTACGCCAGCGTCGGCACGTCCGAGTACGGCAACTACTACGGTGAGCCGCGCAACTTCGTGCTGACCTTACGCGGCGTATTCGAATGA